The genomic DNA GTGTACCACGATCCTCACCCCAAAAGGCCGAGCGTTTTCGATGACACGCTTGGATCAGCTGGCGCAACCTCGACGACGCAACGGTGAGCACATCAGCGCCATACTGGAACGCGAACGACGCCAAGCGCTGGAGCTTGAGAACCTGACCCGACTGTCACTCTCCTCATCGCGGTCGTCGCCGACCGGCAGCGGTGGCAACAGCAAGCGCATGTCGCGCAGCATGTCCCAGCTGGCCGGCAGTGGGGCCAAGTATCGGAACCAATCGCAGGACTCTAACTCGGGCCGCAGTCCCGGCTTTGGCGGTGGACGCAAATCATCGTTCCATTCGTCGTCCATGAACAGTGGCAGCACTTCGCCCATGCGTCGCAACGACACCTCCAAGAGTATGTCCCAGCTGAACACGGTTGGCGGCACGGCCCGCATCACCAAAACCGAGCGACTCCGGCAGCAGTaccaccatcagcaacagcagcagcttcagaGTCAGCTTCTGGTGACGAACGGTGGGTGTCTCAAGCGTCCTCAGTCTCGAATTTGCCTCGAAGCGGAGGCTTTTGTTGCGATTTATGGTGGGCATTCGACTATAAGTGGGAGCCTTAGCTACTGGGCGCTCTTCCAACATGTTCTTCTATTAATATTCGGGAACTCGCGCCGCGCCGCGCGTTGGGGAATACTAATcgacacacacagcaaactcCTGTTGCCTATCACTTTTTACGATTAATCCTGCTGCATCTGCTAGTAGGTGGTGGTTGTAAATGACCTTTTTTCCAATGTTCTTTCTTTACGAGTTTGGGAAGTTGTTCTAGCGGGAGATATCCGCTGGCGGGGTTCTTAACCTGCTGTGCCTCAGATTATGGTGTGTTGACAACACAATAACTCTCACACCCATACACATTTCCACCCATACCAACACAAGTAGTATAGAGTTAACAAACTGCAAAACGTACGAACGCCTGTACTATATTCTCTAACTCCAACTATTAACAATCGCTCAGATAGTTTTCTAAGCACTCAAATCCCCTAAGCAAACgacatcaaacacacactacTCTCGATCGTAACATTCTCATCTGCTTGGTAGTTTTGTGGAACTCTCATCGCCATTTCATTGTAAATCCATCATGGCTGCTAAGTGTATCTGCCTCTGCATCAATATGTGATACGTTCGCATCCTTTCGCATCGTTTTTATGGCTGCAACTGTACATACTACATacaactactactgctgctgctgctctagaATGTTCTCCAATACCTTTACAGTGTTATGGTTTTATGTTACAAACATTACCTATTACTCGCTAATATTAAACATTATCTGATTAGACAGACACGCCTCTCATCATTACCGTCATCTGATTATTCGATGttctcttcttttcttttcatcccCTTTGTCCTGTTCCAAACCTAACCCGATCCAATCTCCTTTTCGATTCGTTGTGTCACCATCCAACTCGTGCGACCACAAATATGGCCGCTCTCGAACGTGTGTGACacactgttgtttttttccacaTGTCACCTACGTTGGTCGTGTTCCGTGTACATTCCCCGCGTATATCCTTGTCTCCCGTCcgctgtatgtgtgcgtgcgtgtgtgtgtgtgcttggacGCGCGCGTCAATCAACGGGGCTTTTGGGAATGTTCCTGTTTTGCTGGACACACAATTCTGTGGGCGAAATGATGAACTGCGGCTTGGCTGACGTTTTTTCTGGTGCGTGATTCGATGGCTGATTCGATGAGCAGGTCTCCGTTCCGGCGAAATGACGCCTACCAGTCTGAACACTTCGCGGCCCGGAAGTGCAATGTCCAGCTCGACGACCGCGTCCGGTATCGTGTATCGACGAACCCTGCCAGCACAACGTAAACCACGACCGGCCAGTATCGCCGTTACGGGCGTTACGGCCTCTGGTTTGAAGGaaggtttgtgtgttttttgtttccgttaCTATAATCCTCTAATCTTCACGATATCTCGACCTGTAGTGCGCTCGCTCGCTGTAACACCGTTCCACCGTGTCATACGTTTGTaggattttgtgttttgtcAATAGGATCCTTGACTCTACTCGAAGTGTATAATTGCACATCAGCTGTAAAAATGTACAAATCATATAAGTGTCACTAGTCGCAACTTGTTGTTTAAAAGATTCCAGCTTAACTAATCAGTAAATTGCTGTCATACACGATAACTTGCTGCTTGCCAATCGTTCATAAGCGCACTACGCGTCGTCGTCGCACAGAACAGCGAAACTTCACAAAATTTCATTTACTACTAAAGACATTGCAAATACTACAACTTTTTACACTTCcaccgtcacacacacaccgaataGTAGTCTGAAGGTGggaaatttttttattaagagCAAATAATTTTTGAAGTGCGTTTTATATGATTTGCTTATGACTTTCGAACATCTGAAACTCAAAAGATTCAACTTACTCGTGCTGATAAATAAATCGACAGGAGCGCTTTATAGCTTAAAGcttttgcaattttttgaAACTACTAACACATTAACAAGGACGTAGTAGGTGCCCTGAAACGGTCTCGGAGCGGAGATCACGATCTCGCGCAATGCATTTCCAGCGCGGTAGGAAGTTTGCTTTATACTAAACACACTTATCCCTGCACAAAACTCATTCGCTGTGTTTCGGTTAACCATTTGCAGATAAGCCTCCACTCCCAAAGACAGGATCCGGTGCGTCGACCGGCAGCGGCGTTACAAGCGCGAGCAGCAAACATCGCTTGTCGAGCGCTGGGTCCGGCAGCATCAACACGACCCCTGCAAAATCAGCGTCCGGCATGGAAACGCCAACGAAAAAACCGCTGTCGATACACTCGGCGGAGAAACGGTCCGCAAGCGTGCGAGGCAGCACACCGAAAGCATCCTCGACGCCGCTACAATCTCCCGGGCCGGAGAAAGCATCACGCAGCTTGCAGGATTCGTTGAAGAAGGCGGCGGACGGTGGTGGTAAGAAGGCGCCAGCCAGCAGCGAAAAGCCCGCGACAACAAAGACCGCGACAGTTCCAAAGGAAGAGGTAGTTGCGGTGGAAGCAAAGCCGGATGCACCAGCTGCTCCGAAGGCGGAAGAACAGGTCGTCGAACCGGAAAAGGTTGTGGTGCGAGATGAATCTTCACAGCAAGCTTCATTGGTAGAGGTGGATCAATCATCATTCGGACAGGAGGAACaacctcagcagcagcaggaggaaGTAGTGGTCCCCGTACAGCAAGAAGCTCCGGCACCGGCGCTACCGACAGAGAGCTCTGAGGTACCGCAGCAGGTAGAAGTTGCGCCAGTTAAGGTGGTACCAACACCGGTGGTGGAGCAGGTCGTAGCGGAACCACAAGACGTCAGCGAACCCAAGATGCTCCCGGAGGAGGAAACGGTCGAGGTCATCAACGGCGGACTGACCGTTGATGTGGCCGGTGGTGCCGCCGATGCAATGACCGCTTCTATGATCGCCAAGCGCATCACTACCGAGGAGGAAGCAAAGGCTGCCCTGGCCGAACGTCGTCGTCTAGCACGCGAAGAAGCCGAACGGCAGGCCGAACTGGAGCGCAAGCGCATCGAGGCCGAAGAGCAGGCCGAACGGCAGCGTGTGCTGGAAGAGGAGGAACGCTTGCGCAAGCTTGAGGAGGAAACGATCCGGCTGGCCGAGGAGCAGCGCCGCATGGAGGAGGAACGGCTACAGCAGGCCATCGAGGAAGCACGCCGACGGGACGAAGAGGAACGCAAGCGTCGCGAGGAGGAAGCCCGGCAAAAGGCCGAACGGGAGGAGGCGGAGCGGAAGGCGCGCGAGGAAGCGGAACGGCAGCGCGTCGAGATGGCCGAGCGGCTGAAGAAGGAGGAGAAGGAACGCGAGGAACGCCGGAAGCGCGTTGAAGCAATCATGTCCCGCACCAGAGCAAAGGGAACGGCCAACAGTACGCCGACCAAGGTACGTTCCGTGGCACGCCCGTCGTGTGGAGGACGTGTGAGTAatatgttttccctttttttctgttccgtTTTTTAGAATAACGAAGACGACAAGGAAAATGCCATGTCCAAGAGTCAGATTGTACTTTCGTCCACGCCGGCTGCCCTACCTACCGGTACTGCCATGTCCGCATCTACCATATCGATGACCGATTCGTTTATTGCGTCCGAAATTCGGCAAGAGCaggcccagcagcagcagcagcagcagcagcagcaccagtcaCTAGAACAGGCCATGGAGTCGCTGTCGCtgagcaacaacaataacaacaatggcaacagcagcaatagcagtagtagcagcgaAACCCTAGCCCATAGTAGCACCATTAAcaacaccatcaacaacaacaacaacaacaacggtggCAGCAACATTCAGTTCGAAAAGTCCGTGGCGGAGAAGGAAAGCCTGCTACTGCTTGCGAGCAGTACCGCCGCCGGCGTGACCCTGGTGGCGAACAACAATCTCAACAACGGTAGCACCAGCAACGGTACCGGCGGGGCGGTGGTCGGATCGGAAGCCACGAACGGTGACTCGATCGTACCGACGACGAACGGCAAGACGGAACAGCAGTCGCCAGCGATGATGGCGAGCAGCAATGGCAGCAGTGCCACAGCCAACAGCACCTCGGACCTAATCATCGAGGATGCGCTGATGGGCCAAACCAACGGACACAAGAACGGCACCATGGACAATGTGTTGTAAGTATTGCCGGATATGTTTTGCCCCGTGTTTCGACGCTCTCAAATTGGGAATGGGCGTGGTTCGCCTTCGTTGGTTGCAGGTGAAaattccgctccgtgtccgcTCTCGTATTCTGTATGTGAAGCTTTGCTTTTGTGAGAACCATCGTGTCCTCTTTTGGCGGGAAACTGAACGAAAAATGGCTTAtacttttttgaaaaattcaaaatttgctACAAACAATGCTCACGTGTCAGGTTCGCTTAAGCAAAATGGTTGGCTCGGTTTTTGGATGGCGGATTTGTTGGCATCCTTTATGTCCGCGCTTGCTGTGGGAGAACATGGTTGAAGTAACGGCCATTAACTTTAATCGTCTGTAATTCTTTCCTATTTTAGATTTACACGCGTTTCCGACATCTGATTGTAATAAAGGTGGAAGGAAACCGCCCGTACCTAGCAAACCGCCGAGATGATtatagccacacacacacaaagtttCCCTTTTAACTTGAGCCCCCTACCAACTACCATCTATATGTAATTTTGGGTTGTGACCCGTGATCACACAGTACCGCGCGGGAATAAGAAATGAAATCCTTCCAATGGAATGGAATCCAGATCGATGAGCAAGAAGAAGGTACACTGATGTGAGCGGTTCTACGTTAGATGTTTCTTTCCCGCTTTCCGTTTTAGCTAATTGATGTTGAAATGCCCCTTTAAAGTGTTTTGGATGCTGTTAACGAGCAGAACCATAAATAAAACTGTGTCTTAAAGCATTTGCATTCGAACATCGTCGCAACACT from Anopheles stephensi strain Indian chromosome 2, UCI_ANSTEP_V1.0, whole genome shotgun sequence includes the following:
- the LOC118507611 gene encoding hyphally regulated cell wall protein 3 isoform X11 — translated: MVLWSRPRREISHRGRGDRVDPARPCRDSGLAVLVQSLPFSIFQCSRREVRSSDIRVALWVVDRARVFPFCLLQTTRSWHGTSWSGNRDATVQKQSRPSSANRELQKEREERIKQMKERQNEERQKKLEELKAQALAAQKFREQKEEERRRRMDDLRRRESDRRSQVEERRRAIVEADNERREYILRKNQEREQRMETKRRNDRGSIQFAFGSSTPRMIDTSDSGMCSSFWAHRRATSITNVAYTGAALTRRSSERELTDSASKKRATSASGLDRSTDDQRRMSSSMYEVFNWTSTSECPRKLTFSLAAGPGINIDDPPTAAEYQPAAARNYASGKDDTAEMNYQRTVNRRKTDLMPTIPSPRDSSRSSLGTHTPRTPGRAFSMTRLDQLAQPRRRNGEHISAILERERRQALELENLTRLSLSSSRSSPTGSGGNSKRMSRSMSQLAGSGAKYRNQSQDSNSGRSPGFGGGRKSSFHSSSMNSGSTSPMRRNDTSKSMSQLNTVGGTARITKTERLRQQYHHQQQQQLQSQLLVTNGLRSGEMTPTSLNTSRPGSAMSSSTTASGIVYRRTLPAQRKPRPASIAVTGVTASGLKEDKPPLPKTGSGASTGSGVTSASSKHRLSSAGSGSINTTPAKSASGMETPTKKPLSIHSAEKRSASVRGSTPKASSTPLQSPGPEKASRSLQDSLKKAADGGGKKAPASSEKPATTKTATVPKEEVVAVEAKPDAPAAPKAEEQVVEPEKVVVRDESSQQASLVEVDQSSFGQEEQPQQQQEEVVVPVQQEAPAPALPTESSEVPQQVEVAPVKVVPTPVVEQVVAEPQDVSEPKMLPEEETVEVINGGLTVDVAGGAADAMTASMIAKRITTEEEAKAALAERRRLAREEAERQAELERKRIEAEEQAERQRVLEEEERLRKLEEETIRLAEEQRRMEEERLQQAIEEARRRDEEERKRREEEARQKAEREEAERKAREEAERQRVEMAERLKKEEKEREERRKRVEAIMSRTRAKGTANSTPTKNNEDDKENAMSKSQIVLSSTPAALPTGTAMSASTISMTDSFIASEIRQEQAQQQQQQQQQHQSLEQAMESLSLSNNNNNNGNSSNSSSSSETLAHSSTINNTINNNNNNNGGSNIQFEKSVAEKESLLLLASSTAAGVTLVANNNLNNGSTSNGTGGAVVGSEATNGDSIVPTTNGKTEQQSPAMMASSNGSSATANSTSDLIIEDALMGQTNGHKNGTMDNVFAVNDTLKPQTTGPMGLNDFHIPTNGDHHRHRDDSRLPSLADPNAEPSAEQQHSSFESSGTASTVVTTETTIVSADDAAANSCSNADPLIDFASFSTSEVSQPGLVELAGAGSDANFNPLAPLDVHNNDNNNSINPFFSSNYDGDAASGDHRATEAILFDLTLDNTSNGGGTTNTSSSPFFTNNNNNTNTSPPNNNNNNSTPSSWLVSATSDGQENRDLSLL
- the LOC118507611 gene encoding hyphally regulated cell wall protein 3 isoform X8, with translation MVLWSRPRREISHRGRGDRVDPARPCRDSGLAVLVQSLPFSIFQCSRREVRSSDIRVALWVVDRARVFPFCLLQTTRSWHGTSWSGNRDATVQKQSRPSSANRDRLHEQSVAHTLHWFACVGEDSVDNGRNAEELQKEREERIKQMKERQNEERQKKLEELKAQALAAQKFREQKEEERRRRMDDLRRRESDRRSQVEERRRAIVEADNERREYILRKNQEREQRMETKRRNDRGSIQFAFGSSTPRMIDTSDSGMCSSFWAHRRATSITNVAYTGAALTRRSSERELTDSASKKRATSASGLDRSTDDQRRMSSSMYEVFNWTSTSECPRKLTFSLAAGPGINIDDPPTAAEYQPAAARNYASGKDDTAEMNYQRTVNRRKTDLMPTIPSPRDSSRSSLGTHTPRTPGRAFSMTRLDQLAQPRRRNGEHISAILERERRQALELENLTRLSLSSSRSSPTGSGGNSKRMSRSMSQLAGSGAKYRNQSQDSNSGRSPGFGGGRKSSFHSSSMNSGSTSPMRRNDTSKSMSQLNTVGGTARITKTERLRQQYHHQQQQQLQSQLLVTNGLRSGEMTPTSLNTSRPGSAMSSSTTASGIVYRRTLPAQRKPRPASIAVTGVTASGLKEDKPPLPKTGSGASTGSGVTSASSKHRLSSAGSGSINTTPAKSASGMETPTKKPLSIHSAEKRSASVRGSTPKASSTPLQSPGPEKASRSLQDSLKKAADGGGKKAPASSEKPATTKTATVPKEEVVAVEAKPDAPAAPKAEEQVVEPEKVVVRDESSQQASLVEVDQSSFGQEEQPQQQQEEVVVPVQQEAPAPALPTESSEVPQQVEVAPVKVVPTPVVEQVVAEPQDVSEPKMLPEEETVEVINGGLTVDVAGGAADAMTASMIAKRITTEEEAKAALAERRRLAREEAERQAELERKRIEAEEQAERQRVLEEEERLRKLEEETIRLAEEQRRMEEERLQQAIEEARRRDEEERKRREEEARQKAEREEAERKAREEAERQRVEMAERLKKEEKEREERRKRVEAIMSRTRAKGTANSTPTKNNEDDKENAMSKSQIVLSSTPAALPTGTAMSASTISMTDSFIASEIRQEQAQQQQQQQQQHQSLEQAMESLSLSNNNNNNGNSSNSSSSSETLAHSSTINNTINNNNNNNGGSNIQFEKSVAEKESLLLLASSTAAGVTLVANNNLNNGSTSNGTGGAVVGSEATNGDSIVPTTNGKTEQQSPAMMASSNGSSATANSTSDLIIEDALMGQTNGHKNGTMDNVFAVNDTLKPQTTGPMGLNDFHIPTNGDHHRHRDDSRLPSLADPNAEPSAEQQHSSFESSGTASTVVTTETTIVSADDAAANSCSNADPLIDFASFSTSEVSQPGLVELAGAGSDANFNPLAPLDVHNNDNNNSINPFFSSNYDGDAASGDHRATEAILFDLTLDNTSNGGGTTNTSSSPFFTNNNNNTNTSPPNNNNNNSTPSSWLVSATSDGQENRDLSLL
- the LOC118507611 gene encoding hyphally regulated cell wall protein 3 isoform X3, with the protein product MISVKRPSVSSHPSAHHHHHHHHQPHHHHHHHKQHHQLHSLQNGASSAGSVTSASLVTTTSANNNRLIRSRNQLSTGSEQQQDGKHQPQTHWNPQAGGGGFVSNGGLGIGTFGGVAGGQVNRPTGAASWTGTGSGCSIITNGGSLYYSSSNGGYGVSTATVNPKIRDIYEFDSLFLLPACALTSDKALNLRKDLAAYDFDIKILEDSPRGSHNVWQSGNRDATVQKQSRPSSANRELQKEREERIKQMKERQNEERQKKLEELKAQALAAQKFREQKEEERRRRMDDLRRRESDRRSQVEERRRAIVEADNERREYILRKNQEREQRMETKRRNDRGSIQFAFGSSTPRMIDTSDSGMCSSFWAHRRATSITNVAYTGAALTRRSSERELTDSASKKRATSASGLDRSTDDQRRMSSSMYEVFNWTSTSECPRKLTFSLAAGPGINIDDPPTAAEYQPAAARNYASGKDDTAEMNYQRTVNRRKTDLMPTIPSPRDSSRSSLGTHTPRTPGRAFSMTRLDQLAQPRRRNGEHISAILERERRQALELENLTRLSLSSSRSSPTGSGGNSKRMSRSMSQLAGSGAKYRNQSQDSNSGRSPGFGGGRKSSFHSSSMNSGSTSPMRRNDTSKSMSQLNTVGGTARITKTERLRQQYHHQQQQQLQSQLLVTNGLRSGEMTPTSLNTSRPGSAMSSSTTASGIVYRRTLPAQRKPRPASIAVTGVTASGLKEDKPPLPKTGSGASTGSGVTSASSKHRLSSAGSGSINTTPAKSASGMETPTKKPLSIHSAEKRSASVRGSTPKASSTPLQSPGPEKASRSLQDSLKKAADGGGKKAPASSEKPATTKTATVPKEEVVAVEAKPDAPAAPKAEEQVVEPEKVVVRDESSQQASLVEVDQSSFGQEEQPQQQQEEVVVPVQQEAPAPALPTESSEVPQQVEVAPVKVVPTPVVEQVVAEPQDVSEPKMLPEEETVEVINGGLTVDVAGGAADAMTASMIAKRITTEEEAKAALAERRRLAREEAERQAELERKRIEAEEQAERQRVLEEEERLRKLEEETIRLAEEQRRMEEERLQQAIEEARRRDEEERKRREEEARQKAEREEAERKAREEAERQRVEMAERLKKEEKEREERRKRVEAIMSRTRAKGTANSTPTKNNEDDKENAMSKSQIVLSSTPAALPTGTAMSASTISMTDSFIASEIRQEQAQQQQQQQQQHQSLEQAMESLSLSNNNNNNGNSSNSSSSSETLAHSSTINNTINNNNNNNGGSNIQFEKSVAEKESLLLLASSTAAGVTLVANNNLNNGSTSNGTGGAVVGSEATNGDSIVPTTNGKTEQQSPAMMASSNGSSATANSTSDLIIEDALMGQTNGHKNGTMDNVFAVNDTLKPQTTGPMGLNDFHIPTNGDHHRHRDDSRLPSLADPNAEPSAEQQHSSFESSGTASTVVTTETTIVSADDAAANSCSNADPLIDFASFSTSEVSQPGLVELAGAGSDANFNPLAPLDVHNNDNNNSINPFFSSNYDGDAASGDHRATEAILFDLTLDNTSNGGGTTNTSSSPFFTNNNNNTNTSPPNNNNNNSTPSSWLVSATSDGQENRDLSLL
- the LOC118507611 gene encoding hyphally regulated cell wall protein 3 isoform X9: MVLIDDDSFNESLPSSATMLTDESDRIPSTTLAVLRGILVKSLSRENLSLTDQQQLLGTRKARHVQFSLAGNRDATVQKQSRPSSANRDRLHEQSVAHTLHWFACVGEDSVDNGRNAEELQKEREERIKQMKERQNEERQKKLEELKAQALAAQKFREQKEEERRRRMDDLRRRESDRRSQVEERRRAIVEADNERREYILRKNQEREQRMETKRRNDRGSIQFAFGSSTPRMIDTSDSGMCSSFWAHRRATSITNVAYTGAALTRRSSERELTDSASKKRATSASGLDRSTDDQRRMSSSMYEVFNWTSTSECPRKLTFSLAAGPGINIDDPPTAAEYQPAAARNYASGKDDTAEMNYQRTVNRRKTDLMPTIPSPRDSSRSSLGTHTPRTPGRAFSMTRLDQLAQPRRRNGEHISAILERERRQALELENLTRLSLSSSRSSPTGSGGNSKRMSRSMSQLAGSGAKYRNQSQDSNSGRSPGFGGGRKSSFHSSSMNSGSTSPMRRNDTSKSMSQLNTVGGTARITKTERLRQQYHHQQQQQLQSQLLVTNGLRSGEMTPTSLNTSRPGSAMSSSTTASGIVYRRTLPAQRKPRPASIAVTGVTASGLKEDKPPLPKTGSGASTGSGVTSASSKHRLSSAGSGSINTTPAKSASGMETPTKKPLSIHSAEKRSASVRGSTPKASSTPLQSPGPEKASRSLQDSLKKAADGGGKKAPASSEKPATTKTATVPKEEVVAVEAKPDAPAAPKAEEQVVEPEKVVVRDESSQQASLVEVDQSSFGQEEQPQQQQEEVVVPVQQEAPAPALPTESSEVPQQVEVAPVKVVPTPVVEQVVAEPQDVSEPKMLPEEETVEVINGGLTVDVAGGAADAMTASMIAKRITTEEEAKAALAERRRLAREEAERQAELERKRIEAEEQAERQRVLEEEERLRKLEEETIRLAEEQRRMEEERLQQAIEEARRRDEEERKRREEEARQKAEREEAERKAREEAERQRVEMAERLKKEEKEREERRKRVEAIMSRTRAKGTANSTPTKNNEDDKENAMSKSQIVLSSTPAALPTGTAMSASTISMTDSFIASEIRQEQAQQQQQQQQQHQSLEQAMESLSLSNNNNNNGNSSNSSSSSETLAHSSTINNTINNNNNNNGGSNIQFEKSVAEKESLLLLASSTAAGVTLVANNNLNNGSTSNGTGGAVVGSEATNGDSIVPTTNGKTEQQSPAMMASSNGSSATANSTSDLIIEDALMGQTNGHKNGTMDNVFAVNDTLKPQTTGPMGLNDFHIPTNGDHHRHRDDSRLPSLADPNAEPSAEQQHSSFESSGTASTVVTTETTIVSADDAAANSCSNADPLIDFASFSTSEVSQPGLVELAGAGSDANFNPLAPLDVHNNDNNNSINPFFSSNYDGDAASGDHRATEAILFDLTLDNTSNGGGTTNTSSSPFFTNNNNNTNTSPPNNNNNNSTPSSWLVSATSDGQENRDLSLL
- the LOC118507611 gene encoding hyphally regulated cell wall protein 3 isoform X13 gives rise to the protein MVLIDDDSFNESLPSSATMLTDESDRIPSTTLAVLRGILVKSLSRENLSLTDQQQLLGTRKARHVQFSLAGNRDATVQKQSRPSSANRELQKEREERIKQMKERQNEERQKKLEELKAQALAAQKFREQKEEERRRRMDDLRRRESDRRSQVEERRRAIVEADNERREYILRKNQEREQRMETKRRNDRGSIQFAFGSSTPRMIDTSDSGMCSSFWAHRRATSITNVAYTGAALTRRSSERELTDSASKKRATSASGLDRSTDDQRRMSSSMYEVFNWTSTSECPRKLTFSLAAGPGINIDDPPTAAEYQPAAARNYASGKDDTAEMNYQRTVNRRKTDLMPTIPSPRDSSRSSLGTHTPRTPGRAFSMTRLDQLAQPRRRNGEHISAILERERRQALELENLTRLSLSSSRSSPTGSGGNSKRMSRSMSQLAGSGAKYRNQSQDSNSGRSPGFGGGRKSSFHSSSMNSGSTSPMRRNDTSKSMSQLNTVGGTARITKTERLRQQYHHQQQQQLQSQLLVTNGLRSGEMTPTSLNTSRPGSAMSSSTTASGIVYRRTLPAQRKPRPASIAVTGVTASGLKEDKPPLPKTGSGASTGSGVTSASSKHRLSSAGSGSINTTPAKSASGMETPTKKPLSIHSAEKRSASVRGSTPKASSTPLQSPGPEKASRSLQDSLKKAADGGGKKAPASSEKPATTKTATVPKEEVVAVEAKPDAPAAPKAEEQVVEPEKVVVRDESSQQASLVEVDQSSFGQEEQPQQQQEEVVVPVQQEAPAPALPTESSEVPQQVEVAPVKVVPTPVVEQVVAEPQDVSEPKMLPEEETVEVINGGLTVDVAGGAADAMTASMIAKRITTEEEAKAALAERRRLAREEAERQAELERKRIEAEEQAERQRVLEEEERLRKLEEETIRLAEEQRRMEEERLQQAIEEARRRDEEERKRREEEARQKAEREEAERKAREEAERQRVEMAERLKKEEKEREERRKRVEAIMSRTRAKGTANSTPTKNNEDDKENAMSKSQIVLSSTPAALPTGTAMSASTISMTDSFIASEIRQEQAQQQQQQQQQHQSLEQAMESLSLSNNNNNNGNSSNSSSSSETLAHSSTINNTINNNNNNNGGSNIQFEKSVAEKESLLLLASSTAAGVTLVANNNLNNGSTSNGTGGAVVGSEATNGDSIVPTTNGKTEQQSPAMMASSNGSSATANSTSDLIIEDALMGQTNGHKNGTMDNVFAVNDTLKPQTTGPMGLNDFHIPTNGDHHRHRDDSRLPSLADPNAEPSAEQQHSSFESSGTASTVVTTETTIVSADDAAANSCSNADPLIDFASFSTSEVSQPGLVELAGAGSDANFNPLAPLDVHNNDNNNSINPFFSSNYDGDAASGDHRATEAILFDLTLDNTSNGGGTTNTSSSPFFTNNNNNTNTSPPNNNNNNSTPSSWLVSATSDGQENRDLSLL
- the LOC118507611 gene encoding hyphally regulated cell wall protein 3 isoform X22; protein product: MADSTEEINQILNNKTQSPEAGNRDATVQKQSRPSSANRELQKEREERIKQMKERQNEERQKKLEELKAQALAAQKFREQKEEERRRRMDDLRRRESDRRSQVEERRRAIVEADNERREYILRKNQEREQRMETKRRNDRGSIQFAFGSSTPRMIDTSDSGMCSSFWAHRRATSITNVAYTGAALTRRSSERELTDSASKKRATSASGLDRSTDDQRRMSSSMYEVFNWTSTSECPRKLTFSLAAGPGINIDDPPTAAEYQPAAARNYASGKDDTAEMNYQRTVNRRKTDLMPTIPSPRDSSRSSLGTHTPRTPGRAFSMTRLDQLAQPRRRNGEHISAILERERRQALELENLTRLSLSSSRSSPTGSGGNSKRMSRSMSQLAGSGAKYRNQSQDSNSGRSPGFGGGRKSSFHSSSMNSGSTSPMRRNDTSKSMSQLNTVGGTARITKTERLRQQYHHQQQQQLQSQLLVTNGLRSGEMTPTSLNTSRPGSAMSSSTTASGIVYRRTLPAQRKPRPASIAVTGVTASGLKEDKPPLPKTGSGASTGSGVTSASSKHRLSSAGSGSINTTPAKSASGMETPTKKPLSIHSAEKRSASVRGSTPKASSTPLQSPGPEKASRSLQDSLKKAADGGGKKAPASSEKPATTKTATVPKEEVVAVEAKPDAPAAPKAEEQVVEPEKVVVRDESSQQASLVEVDQSSFGQEEQPQQQQEEVVVPVQQEAPAPALPTESSEVPQQVEVAPVKVVPTPVVEQVVAEPQDVSEPKMLPEEETVEVINGGLTVDVAGGAADAMTASMIAKRITTEEEAKAALAERRRLAREEAERQAELERKRIEAEEQAERQRVLEEEERLRKLEEETIRLAEEQRRMEEERLQQAIEEARRRDEEERKRREEEARQKAEREEAERKAREEAERQRVEMAERLKKEEKEREERRKRVEAIMSRTRAKGTANSTPTKNNEDDKENAMSKSQIVLSSTPAALPTGTAMSASTISMTDSFIASEIRQEQAQQQQQQQQQHQSLEQAMESLSLSNNNNNNGNSSNSSSSSETLAHSSTINNTINNNNNNNGGSNIQFEKSVAEKESLLLLASSTAAGVTLVANNNLNNGSTSNGTGGAVVGSEATNGDSIVPTTNGKTEQQSPAMMASSNGSSATANSTSDLIIEDALMGQTNGHKNGTMDNVFAVNDTLKPQTTGPMGLNDFHIPTNGDHHRHRDDSRLPSLADPNAEPSAEQQHSSFESSGTASTVVTTETTIVSADDAAANSCSNADPLIDFASFSTSEVSQPGLVELAGAGSDANFNPLAPLDVHNNDNNNSINPFFSSNYDGDAASGDHRATEAILFDLTLDNTSNGGGTTNTSSSPFFTNNNNNTNTSPPNNNNNNSTPSSWLVSATSDGQENRDLSLL